In Candidatus Poribacteria bacterium, the following proteins share a genomic window:
- a CDS encoding DUF309 domain-containing protein: MAEEHDADPLPPEFWQQNEDYLYGVDLYNFAYWWEAHEAWEGLWHQAEDTYRLFLQGLIQISASMIKYHTRMLRPLRTLSTAGRDKLRQVVAECTDTSGNYMGLNLPTFLDTADAFFAPFFADTISETTYRQESIKPLILLQD; encoded by the coding sequence TTGGCAGAGGAACACGATGCTGACCCGCTGCCACCAGAATTCTGGCAGCAGAATGAGGATTACCTCTACGGTGTAGATCTATACAACTTTGCCTATTGGTGGGAGGCACATGAGGCGTGGGAAGGGTTATGGCACCAAGCAGAAGATACGTATCGCCTTTTCCTTCAAGGATTAATTCAAATATCAGCATCCATGATTAAGTACCATACACGAATGCTACGTCCGCTACGCACACTTTCTACCGCTGGGCGCGATAAATTACGACAAGTCGTTGCCGAATGTACCGATACATCGGGAAACTATATGGGACTCAACCTACCAACGTTTTTGGACACCGCTGATGCGTTTTTCGCTCCTTTTTTTGCCGATACCATTTCAGAAACTACCTATCGTCAGGAGTCAATTAAACCGCTAATACTGTTGCAAGATTAA
- a CDS encoding phytanoyl-CoA dioxygenase family protein produces the protein MAQQDAIEHLETFGYCLIEDAIPAAQADAMAETYFQLHRDPANRQAFQDPNDELYQTLFGVVNLDEMCWECIAHPQVLQVVRHFLGDSVRLGEACTKWVKPRAPQGGIHSDSTHDLPARLPETPWMINSIWMITDFTVENGATLVVPFSHRARRRPTQSDIAESHPVSVCGQRGSVLLWHGGTWHGQGANTTDDQHRMALNIAYYPAWWNLMREGGHQPVFPETFSRMPEDLQALVRHKVAKERADIYEF, from the coding sequence ATGGCACAACAAGACGCAATAGAGCATCTCGAAACATTCGGTTACTGCCTGATTGAAGATGCGATCCCGGCAGCACAAGCAGACGCAATGGCAGAGACGTATTTTCAACTCCACCGAGACCCAGCAAATCGACAGGCTTTTCAAGACCCAAATGATGAACTGTATCAAACGCTTTTCGGTGTGGTCAACCTTGATGAGATGTGTTGGGAGTGCATCGCGCATCCACAGGTGCTACAGGTCGTCCGCCATTTTCTCGGCGACAGTGTACGGTTGGGTGAGGCTTGCACGAAATGGGTCAAACCACGTGCCCCGCAAGGTGGTATACACTCCGATTCAACACATGATCTGCCAGCGCGCCTTCCCGAAACGCCGTGGATGATTAATTCCATCTGGATGATAACGGATTTTACCGTTGAGAACGGCGCGACACTCGTCGTACCGTTTAGCCATCGCGCACGGCGTAGACCGACACAATCCGATATTGCCGAAAGTCATCCGGTGTCTGTCTGCGGACAGCGCGGTTCTGTGCTATTATGGCACGGCGGTACATGGCACGGACAGGGTGCGAACACAACAGACGATCAACATCGTATGGCGTTGAATATCGCTTACTATCCCGCGTGGTGGAATCTAATGCGTGAGGGTGGCCATCAACCCGTTTTTCCTGAGACCTTTTCACGGATGCCAGAAGACCTACAAGCACTTGTGAGGCATAAGGTCGCGAAAGAGCGTGCTGACATCTATGAGTTTTGA
- a CDS encoding class I SAM-dependent methyltransferase, with protein sequence MSTFDATRKHYNAAGVHPTTDPDDPRSQFAVDRYEDHLPKLIKSGMRALDLGCNAGRFTFAMEDMGAIATGIDFAEIPLLHAKKVAQKRKSRCQFNIGDMAALPYKENSFDFALLPHNIGYLPYQALESLSVQLKRILSDNGIFVLTMQDQLIKSAGEETLPERYDVQTGLIGGSRTIPDKGTYASPWYFWTVAFAKYIVEKHLPLEEVVQIEENRFMLVFSNKKG encoded by the coding sequence ATGAGCACATTTGATGCAACTCGGAAACATTACAATGCGGCAGGTGTCCACCCGACAACCGATCCTGATGATCCGAGATCGCAATTTGCTGTCGATAGGTATGAAGACCACCTACCCAAACTGATAAAGTCCGGCATGCGTGCATTAGATTTAGGCTGCAATGCAGGACGGTTTACCTTTGCCATGGAAGATATGGGCGCAATAGCAACCGGTATTGACTTCGCAGAGATTCCACTCCTCCACGCCAAAAAGGTGGCACAGAAAAGAAAGAGTCGCTGTCAGTTTAATATCGGGGATATGGCTGCACTACCTTACAAAGAGAATTCTTTCGATTTTGCGTTGCTCCCGCACAACATTGGGTACTTACCTTACCAGGCACTGGAGAGCCTATCAGTCCAGCTCAAACGGATACTATCGGATAACGGTATTTTCGTTTTAACTATGCAAGATCAATTAATCAAAAGTGCAGGGGAGGAAACTCTTCCAGAGCGATACGATGTCCAGACCGGTTTGATAGGAGGAAGTCGTACAATTCCAGACAAAGGCACGTACGCGTCGCCATGGTACTTCTGGACAGTTGCCTTTGCTAAGTACATTGTTGAAAAACATCTCCCTTTAGAAGAGGTAGTACAAATAGAAGAAAACAGATTTATGTTGGTGTTTTCAAATAAAAAAGGATGA
- the dgoD gene encoding galactonate dehydratase has protein sequence MKITGFETIPIQGRAMVLKMFTDEGIIGYGEPMNYEHWRVVAQAVDDMAEYLVGKDPLQIEDHWQAMYRSSYSRSMPVLVGALSGIEMAMWDVFGKVVGMPVWKLLGGSVRKRIRVYTGIGGTTPEACAESARKAVAAGFRAVKMGASPQPVRFVDTPKAIDVMVARVAAVREAVGDEVDIAVDLHRRLSPTMAMILVKELEPFRLLFAEEPCHPENNEPLLALSQSTTVPIATGERHLTRWGFREVIEREMCAILQPDVRHCGGILELKKISAMAEIHNMAVAPHNAAGPIGVAASVHVMATVPNLLICEGGHRRGEGLFSTPLVFKDGFIELPTVPGLGVDMEDAAIEAVRDETFRLRGMFRHSDDGAFADF, from the coding sequence ATGAAGATTACCGGATTTGAGACGATACCCATCCAAGGTCGCGCAATGGTCCTGAAAATGTTTACTGACGAAGGGATCATCGGCTACGGCGAACCGATGAACTACGAACATTGGCGTGTTGTCGCCCAAGCCGTGGACGACATGGCGGAATACCTTGTCGGTAAAGATCCACTACAGATAGAAGACCACTGGCAAGCGATGTACCGGTCAAGCTACAGCCGGAGTATGCCGGTATTGGTTGGTGCACTGAGCGGTATTGAGATGGCGATGTGGGATGTCTTCGGCAAAGTCGTCGGGATGCCAGTATGGAAGCTCTTAGGCGGTTCGGTACGAAAGCGGATCCGTGTCTATACCGGTATCGGCGGTACAACACCTGAGGCGTGTGCAGAGAGTGCCAGAAAAGCAGTTGCAGCCGGATTCCGTGCTGTGAAAATGGGTGCTTCGCCACAACCTGTAAGATTTGTAGATACGCCGAAGGCAATTGACGTAATGGTGGCGAGAGTCGCGGCAGTCCGCGAAGCAGTGGGTGACGAGGTAGACATTGCGGTTGATCTACATCGACGGTTAAGCCCAACAATGGCAATGATTCTCGTGAAGGAATTAGAACCCTTTCGGCTCCTGTTCGCTGAGGAACCGTGTCATCCAGAAAATAATGAACCGCTATTGGCACTATCTCAGTCCACAACAGTCCCGATCGCTACGGGCGAACGGCATTTAACACGATGGGGTTTCAGAGAGGTAATCGAACGTGAAATGTGCGCGATTTTGCAACCGGACGTCCGGCACTGCGGCGGGATATTGGAACTGAAAAAGATCTCAGCAATGGCGGAAATTCACAATATGGCAGTCGCTCCGCATAACGCCGCCGGTCCCATCGGAGTTGCGGCATCGGTACACGTAATGGCAACAGTGCCGAATTTGTTGATATGCGAGGGTGGACACCGACGTGGAGAAGGGCTATTTTCGACCCCTTTGGTATTCAAAGATGGATTCATCGAATTACCAACAGTTCCGGGACTCGGTGTAGATATGGAGGATGCGGCTATCGAAGCGGTTCGAGATGAGACATTTCGTTTACGTGGGATGTTCCGGCACTCAGACGACGGGGCTTTCGCTGACTTCTAA
- a CDS encoding UDP-glucose/GDP-mannose dehydrogenase family protein produces the protein MKTAIIGTGYVGLTTAVVLSYLNHDVAAVDKDESKLSLLQEGKSPIHEPGIQSLLDEVQHTIRFTPSVAEVVPEAELILIAVGTPPKKNGEADTRHVEQAAKEVAQVCLPDRHYTLVVKSTVPIGTNRRVVEVVENVFSARGARGNISVASNPEFLQEGLALQGAFYPDRIVVGANSDEAIDTLRHLYQPILEQTFDPPSEFPRPSAYHLPPMMTTDPSSAEMIKYAANTFLALKISFINEIAGLCEEVDADVTEVARGIGLDARIGSQFLRAGLGWGGSCYPKDTAALLGVAAQSGYEMPITEAARTVNFRQRERIVEKLYSTLGTLKGKIIGVLGLAFKPNTDDVREAPALDIIRELIAAGATVRAHDPIAIPNAQAALHRENATIPELKFTEDVYELSYDADALVLVTEWDSYHKLELRRLAKQMKTSILIDGRNVYSPEEARTAGFHYIGIGRA, from the coding sequence ATGAAAACTGCAATTATAGGAACAGGGTACGTTGGCTTGACCACAGCTGTGGTACTCTCTTATCTCAATCATGATGTCGCCGCAGTGGACAAAGATGAAAGCAAACTAAGCCTTTTGCAGGAAGGAAAAAGCCCGATCCATGAACCGGGCATCCAAAGTCTGCTTGATGAGGTACAGCACACGATCCGTTTCACACCGAGTGTAGCGGAAGTTGTCCCAGAAGCGGAACTGATCCTGATTGCTGTCGGTACACCGCCGAAGAAGAACGGTGAAGCAGATACGCGACATGTGGAACAAGCCGCTAAAGAAGTCGCACAGGTCTGCCTACCCGATAGACATTATACGCTTGTTGTCAAATCTACAGTTCCGATAGGCACAAATCGACGTGTTGTGGAAGTTGTAGAGAATGTCTTTTCAGCGCGTGGTGCTCGAGGGAACATCTCTGTTGCTTCAAACCCTGAGTTTTTGCAGGAGGGATTGGCGTTGCAAGGCGCGTTCTATCCAGATCGGATTGTCGTCGGTGCGAACAGCGATGAAGCGATTGATACCTTACGACATCTCTATCAACCCATCCTTGAACAAACGTTTGATCCACCGAGTGAATTTCCACGTCCATCCGCTTACCACCTCCCACCGATGATGACAACGGATCCAAGCAGTGCCGAGATGATTAAATATGCAGCGAACACATTTCTCGCCCTTAAAATTAGTTTTATCAATGAAATCGCTGGACTCTGTGAAGAAGTTGATGCAGACGTAACAGAGGTCGCACGCGGGATCGGACTTGACGCGCGTATCGGAAGTCAGTTTCTACGAGCGGGTCTCGGATGGGGTGGGAGTTGCTATCCCAAGGATACAGCAGCACTGTTAGGGGTCGCAGCGCAATCTGGATATGAAATGCCGATTACCGAGGCAGCGCGAACTGTTAACTTTCGTCAACGTGAGCGCATCGTTGAAAAGTTATATAGCACATTAGGCACGCTCAAAGGTAAAATCATCGGTGTTTTGGGACTTGCCTTCAAGCCAAACACAGATGACGTTCGCGAAGCACCCGCATTGGACATTATTCGAGAACTAATTGCAGCAGGGGCAACTGTTCGGGCACACGATCCGATCGCTATTCCGAATGCACAAGCCGCTTTGCACAGAGAAAACGCAACTATTCCTGAACTGAAATTCACAGAAGATGTATACGAACTTTCTTACGATGCTGACGCGCTGGTACTTGTTACCGAATGGGACTCCTATCATAAGTTGGAACTCCGTAGACTCGCTAAACAGATGAAAACATCAATTCTTATTGATGGACGCAACGTTTATTCGCCAGAGGAAGCGAGAACCGCAGGTTTTCATTACATTGGGATCGGCAGAGCGTAA
- a CDS encoding sialidase family protein yields MLSTENMGGVVVTPSQLSDMQAGDYILHARDGVLNKVPVEKIRLPLDPQAHYQGLNLVLTPGGVIYAVQQTIISKSTDGGKSWEHLNRDPSAFGFNGWLLQANRRGQLINVNQPGEEQPITVWVSDDEGETWERTGEIDVAPFQKTVAGASLTRLSDGTLLLPIKRRDDPFEEGTNPTYVFVSDDDGYTFSNRFFLSDYGNEVNIAELFPGLLLGVIRYQPGPPDQPHTNKTVFLSDSTDNGETWTDLRQLTSVHGQCHGAAVGLSNNRAVVAYDHRYPRELGSGRAMVSDDNGKNWHDEVYYLCHGHVAGFPRHISLDGEDILTFIGSCYGDVSKWENATGNSHFCIIRWQPV; encoded by the coding sequence ATGCTATCAACCGAAAACATGGGAGGCGTTGTCGTCACGCCGAGCCAATTGAGCGATATGCAAGCGGGTGACTATATCCTACATGCCCGCGATGGTGTGCTGAACAAGGTTCCGGTGGAGAAAATTCGCCTGCCTTTAGACCCACAGGCGCATTATCAAGGGTTGAACCTCGTTTTAACTCCCGGTGGGGTTATCTATGCAGTGCAGCAGACTATCATCTCCAAGTCCACAGATGGTGGTAAAAGTTGGGAACACCTCAATAGAGATCCATCAGCGTTCGGTTTCAACGGATGGTTGTTGCAAGCCAATCGTCGCGGGCAGCTGATTAATGTGAATCAACCGGGCGAAGAGCAACCAATCACCGTTTGGGTGTCCGACGATGAGGGTGAAACGTGGGAGCGGACAGGCGAAATAGACGTTGCACCATTTCAGAAGACCGTCGCTGGTGCAAGCCTGACGCGCCTCAGCGATGGGACGCTCCTGCTACCAATCAAAAGACGTGATGACCCGTTTGAGGAAGGCACGAATCCAACTTACGTCTTCGTTTCCGATGATGACGGATACACCTTCTCAAACCGCTTCTTCTTGTCAGATTACGGCAATGAGGTCAACATCGCAGAACTTTTCCCGGGGCTGCTGCTTGGTGTCATCCGCTACCAACCGGGACCACCAGATCAACCGCATACGAACAAAACAGTTTTCCTCTCGGATTCAACGGACAACGGCGAAACATGGACGGATCTGCGCCAATTGACGAGTGTACATGGACAGTGTCACGGTGCAGCGGTTGGGCTTTCTAACAACCGCGCTGTTGTGGCGTATGACCACCGTTATCCAAGAGAACTCGGCAGTGGTCGCGCGATGGTAAGTGATGACAACGGCAAAAATTGGCATGATGAAGTCTACTATCTCTGTCACGGACACGTCGCTGGTTTCCCGCGACACATTAGTTTAGATGGCGAAGATATATTGACCTTCATCGGCTCCTGCTATGGCGATGTGAGTAAATGGGAGAACGCCACAGGAAACTCGCACTTCTGCATCATCCGGTGGCAACCGGTTTAG
- a CDS encoding NUDIX domain-containing protein encodes MQSNIGHTLIQQLLTEAQRDSVQKLVVGAVICKNNKFLLLERVPSDSMGGFVGIPSGTVETGEDLLTALAREVQEETGLLVTSVLEYLGSFDWTSSSGKKTRHFNFFVEVEDGEIKLSSTEHQAYYFVEFSGENFTTLNISNETKEVLRIAAQQ; translated from the coding sequence ATGCAGTCAAACATTGGCCACACTCTCATTCAGCAATTGTTAACTGAGGCTCAAAGAGACAGCGTGCAAAAGTTGGTCGTGGGTGCTGTCATCTGTAAAAACAACAAATTCTTGCTCCTGGAGCGAGTGCCTTCTGACTCTATGGGTGGATTTGTTGGGATTCCAAGTGGTACCGTGGAGACGGGGGAAGACCTACTCACAGCACTCGCCCGGGAAGTACAGGAAGAGACAGGACTTCTCGTAACATCAGTTCTTGAGTATCTCGGATCCTTTGATTGGACATCCAGTTCCGGCAAGAAAACGAGACATTTCAACTTTTTTGTTGAAGTTGAGGATGGTGAAATCAAACTCAGTTCTACTGAACACCAAGCATACTATTTTGTGGAGTTTTCTGGTGAAAATTTCACAACGCTTAACATCTCAAACGAGACAAAAGAGGTTCTCAGGATTGCGGCACAACAGTAG
- a CDS encoding mandelate racemase/muconate lactonizing enzyme family protein, protein MKITDIKPYPVWVGHRNQHIVKVETDEGIYGWGESGLSSRELAVAGAVKHYREFLIGRDPMQIGGLWQEMYRSQYFEGGRALTGAISAIDIALHDIVGKALNVPVYQLLGGKLRDAVPCFATTGAATLEELIANANLLLEKGWNVIRTNVLYRAKPGEENIFEPRESISLAAEWLTALREAIGSEPVLGIDYHHRLSVAEAASFCQRMPSGTLDFLEEPIRDETPEAYESLRTMVDVPFAIGEEFSSKWQFLPYLERGITNFARLDVCNVGGLTESMKVAGLAEAHYIDLMPHNPLGPICTAATVHLAAAVTNFAWLEIRTSPTESSGHYDEDLFPVQLMLEGASIPVPDGPGLGVEVNEELGTAQTFKFAEPPHLRRRDGSHTNW, encoded by the coding sequence ATGAAAATTACCGACATCAAACCTTATCCTGTTTGGGTAGGGCACAGAAATCAACACATCGTTAAAGTGGAGACCGACGAAGGTATTTATGGGTGGGGTGAATCCGGACTTTCAAGTCGAGAATTGGCTGTGGCAGGCGCGGTTAAGCACTACCGAGAATTCCTGATTGGGCGCGACCCGATGCAGATCGGCGGGTTGTGGCAGGAGATGTACCGGAGCCAATATTTTGAAGGCGGTCGTGCCTTGACAGGTGCAATCTCAGCAATCGACATTGCACTCCACGATATCGTGGGGAAGGCGTTGAACGTGCCGGTCTACCAATTGCTCGGTGGCAAACTACGGGATGCGGTCCCGTGCTTTGCAACGACGGGTGCTGCAACGCTCGAAGAATTAATTGCGAACGCAAATTTATTGCTTGAGAAGGGTTGGAACGTCATCCGAACAAACGTGTTGTATCGCGCAAAACCGGGTGAGGAAAATATCTTTGAACCACGTGAATCTATCAGCCTCGCAGCGGAGTGGTTGACGGCACTTCGAGAAGCCATCGGATCTGAACCTGTTCTCGGCATCGATTATCATCACCGACTAAGTGTTGCGGAAGCTGCGTCCTTCTGTCAACGTATGCCCTCTGGCACGCTTGATTTTTTGGAGGAGCCCATCCGAGATGAGACCCCAGAGGCTTATGAATCCCTAAGAACGATGGTGGATGTGCCGTTTGCGATTGGAGAGGAATTTTCCAGCAAATGGCAGTTCCTTCCCTATCTGGAACGTGGTATCACGAACTTTGCTCGTCTTGACGTGTGCAATGTCGGTGGTTTGACCGAGTCGATGAAGGTCGCTGGCTTGGCAGAAGCGCACTATATCGACCTGATGCCACACAACCCGTTAGGTCCCATCTGCACGGCTGCGACGGTTCATCTCGCAGCGGCGGTTACCAACTTCGCTTGGTTAGAAATCCGCACCTCGCCGACAGAAAGTTCTGGACACTATGACGAGGACCTATTTCCTGTGCAACTCATGCTCGAAGGCGCATCTATACCGGTACCGGACGGTCCCGGCTTGGGGGTTGAGGTTAACGAAGAATTGGGAACGGCACAGACATTCAAATTCGCGGAACCGCCACATCTACGCCGACGGGACGGATCACATACGAACTGGTAG
- a CDS encoding class I SAM-dependent methyltransferase — protein MQEKNEVEIGEWHRLVKDAYNSLEFLVTMHYLREHLPETGKILDAGGGPGRYTLELCRAGYDVVLLDIDPTYTAFAEEKIKLEPKPVSDRLIASVVGDVRDLSCFKTNDFDAVLCLGGPLTYISDETERIQATSELVRVAKPGAIVCMSVMGYLAMLRTVLSRVSEELIMPQYWELIREGKGNNLVQDSLWHFFRASELQQLAESCGLTTLEMVGCEGLSTGLFEATNTVAEDPTKWERWVELVLETATEPAIVDMAAHILYIGRVG, from the coding sequence ATGCAGGAAAAAAATGAAGTTGAAATTGGGGAATGGCATCGACTTGTGAAAGATGCCTATAACTCACTGGAGTTTCTGGTCACGATGCATTACCTTCGGGAACACCTGCCTGAGACAGGTAAGATTTTGGATGCAGGTGGCGGACCTGGACGTTATACGCTTGAACTTTGTCGAGCAGGCTATGATGTCGTTCTCTTGGATATTGACCCAACGTACACGGCTTTTGCTGAAGAAAAAATCAAATTAGAACCGAAACCCGTTTCAGATCGATTGATTGCGTCGGTTGTTGGAGATGTCCGAGACCTCTCATGTTTTAAGACGAACGACTTTGACGCAGTGTTGTGTCTCGGCGGTCCGTTAACATATATCAGTGATGAAACCGAGCGAATCCAAGCAACCTCTGAATTGGTTCGGGTCGCTAAACCTGGGGCAATTGTCTGTATGAGTGTTATGGGATACTTGGCGATGCTGCGTACCGTTCTCAGTCGTGTAAGTGAGGAGTTGATAATGCCGCAGTACTGGGAGTTAATAAGGGAAGGAAAAGGGAACAACCTCGTTCAAGATAGTCTATGGCATTTTTTTCGGGCATCTGAACTTCAACAACTTGCCGAATCGTGTGGATTGACGACACTGGAAATGGTGGGATGTGAGGGGCTCTCAACAGGTTTATTTGAAGCGACCAACACGGTGGCGGAAGATCCAACAAAGTGGGAACGTTGGGTGGAATTAGTTTTAGAAACAGCGACAGAACCCGCTATAGTGGACATGGCTGCACACATCTTATATATTGGTCGGGTCGGCTAA
- a CDS encoding amidohydrolase family protein, producing the protein MSNQTVQIRAARLVDGVSTSSKTDQAILVTDGRIDTVGCQEEIEKRTPPDAQLIDLGDAYLAPGLIDGHTHLSLAGDGRNYVQMFSETDEMMVLTGAMNLQRHLAAGITTIREHGARNKVGFTLKEGLERGYIPGPRTLVSGRPITCTGGHFHMCNETADGEAEMRRSVRRLVHEGADYIKIMASGGGTAGTIPGRASYSVAELHAAVHEAHHFHRLTVAHCRAKESMVRAVEAGIDLMEHAEFLDPDGELRFDPKIAEMMAESGIWISPTLQAWTGYPRIVELRTKRDTDTISGDEMTELQRLEARAEVRLDVMRRMLDYGLHERIVPGTDSGVGNLAFGHLDYDLQLLVQVGFTPAEAFISATRISAEAIGMANDIGTIAPGKIADLVAFEGDPTNDVNAFSRVTAVFQAGQRVK; encoded by the coding sequence ATGTCAAATCAAACTGTTCAAATCCGTGCCGCTCGACTCGTTGACGGGGTAAGCACATCCAGCAAAACGGATCAGGCGATTCTTGTGACCGATGGACGGATTGATACCGTTGGATGTCAAGAAGAAATTGAGAAACGAACACCACCTGACGCGCAACTTATCGACCTCGGGGACGCGTATCTTGCGCCGGGTCTCATTGATGGGCATACGCATCTGAGCCTTGCAGGCGATGGACGGAACTACGTTCAGATGTTCTCTGAAACCGATGAGATGATGGTATTGACGGGTGCGATGAACCTGCAACGCCACCTTGCCGCAGGGATTACGACGATCCGTGAGCACGGCGCGAGGAATAAGGTCGGTTTTACACTCAAGGAAGGACTGGAACGCGGTTATATTCCGGGTCCCCGCACCTTAGTGAGTGGACGACCTATCACCTGTACAGGTGGACACTTCCACATGTGTAACGAGACAGCGGATGGCGAGGCTGAGATGCGCCGCTCGGTCCGTCGATTAGTTCACGAAGGGGCAGATTATATCAAGATCATGGCATCAGGCGGTGGGACTGCTGGGACGATTCCTGGACGCGCCAGTTACTCTGTCGCCGAGTTGCACGCCGCTGTCCACGAGGCGCATCACTTCCATCGACTCACGGTGGCACATTGCCGCGCGAAGGAATCGATGGTACGAGCGGTTGAAGCAGGAATTGATTTGATGGAGCATGCCGAATTTCTCGATCCGGACGGCGAACTCCGTTTTGATCCAAAAATAGCTGAGATGATGGCGGAATCCGGTATCTGGATTAGTCCGACCCTTCAAGCGTGGACAGGTTATCCACGCATCGTTGAACTCCGTACGAAACGTGACACCGATACGATTTCCGGTGATGAAATGACCGAATTGCAACGGCTTGAAGCGCGGGCAGAAGTGCGCTTAGATGTGATGCGCCGCATGCTCGACTACGGACTCCACGAACGGATTGTTCCGGGCACCGATTCAGGGGTCGGCAATCTCGCATTCGGTCATCTCGACTACGATTTGCAATTGCTTGTCCAAGTCGGGTTTACACCTGCGGAGGCATTCATCTCGGCGACCCGTATCTCCGCTGAAGCGATCGGCATGGCAAATGACATCGGGACCATTGCACCCGGTAAGATCGCCGATCTCGTTGCTTTCGAGGGCGATCCTACGAATGATGTAAATGCTTTTAGCCGAGTAACTGCAGTATTTCAAGCGGGGCAACGCGTGAAATGA
- a CDS encoding carbon-nitrogen hydrolase family protein gives MADNQIKVAACQLLTSEDVSTSTAKVLQQIETCAEMGIQIAAFPEGCLFGYCCRTDYWERTSPQVFKEAEAKIAEAARRHGMAVVVGSAHHDGENWHNDLAIFDQQGSLKYRYGKTFLAGEQWCTNNRSKLPIVQLAGVDCCFIICHDVRYPELVKLPAAMGAQLCIFCSCESGLLSEYKLSAYRAMPISRATENGIYLMMANTPANPDDIRSPGSSHGNSKIVHPDGNIITEAGFFGDDIVSATIDLSQATGSSAKRTCNEDTILREWFRQGCEFVVKV, from the coding sequence ATGGCTGATAACCAGATTAAAGTGGCGGCATGCCAATTGCTTACAAGTGAAGACGTTTCCACCAGTACCGCAAAGGTGCTTCAGCAGATTGAAACATGTGCGGAGATGGGCATCCAGATTGCGGCATTCCCTGAAGGATGTCTATTCGGCTACTGCTGTCGAACAGATTATTGGGAACGGACCTCTCCACAGGTTTTCAAGGAGGCTGAGGCGAAAATTGCCGAAGCTGCGCGTCGGCACGGGATGGCGGTTGTCGTCGGCTCCGCGCATCACGATGGGGAGAACTGGCACAACGACTTGGCGATTTTTGACCAACAGGGAAGCCTCAAATACCGTTACGGCAAGACATTCCTCGCTGGGGAGCAGTGGTGCACGAACAACCGTAGTAAACTACCGATTGTGCAGTTGGCGGGTGTTGACTGTTGCTTCATCATCTGTCACGATGTACGCTATCCAGAGTTAGTCAAACTTCCAGCAGCGATGGGTGCACAACTCTGTATTTTCTGCTCCTGTGAATCGGGGTTGTTATCGGAATATAAACTCTCCGCGTATCGTGCGATGCCGATCTCACGTGCGACGGAAAACGGTATCTATCTCATGATGGCGAATACGCCCGCGAATCCTGATGACATCCGCTCACCAGGTTCATCACACGGAAACTCGAAAATTGTACATCCGGATGGCAATATCATCACGGAGGCTGGATTTTTCGGGGATGACATCGTTTCAGCGACAATAGACCTCTCACAGGCGACAGGTTCATCTGCGAAGCGGACTTGTAATGAAGACACAATCCTTCGAGAATGGTTCCGACAGGGTTGTGAGTTTGTTGTGAAAGTCTGA